Proteins found in one Nitratiruptor sp. SB155-2 genomic segment:
- a CDS encoding MFS transporter: MRLGELKTAGHLPTLIATFLYFDFSFMVWTMLGPLATEIASSLAKHGYILDANQKATMLAIPILGGAILRIVLGFFVDNIGAKKTAIIAQLIVIASLFYTFFRGESITYTELLMVAVGLGFAGASFAVALPQAGQWYPPRLQGVVLGLAGAGNIGVVVDYIFAPKIAEIWGWPAVFFVGGILSTIILVTYIIMAKDAPPEVYTPRKKKLSDYIKLLQDKDTWWFSLFYAVSFGGFVGFANYMKVYLMDVYKNEMAQIGLQLLSEPNVQVIAGYFGALCIFAGAMLRPVGGAIADKMGGVKSLYIFYGVVALLALLNATVVHNFYVAIVVLFLIMASLGMANGAVFQLVPQRFGKDMGIMTGIVGCAGGLGGTALVKTLGWSKAAFNSYSVGFFIFAGIAAIAVIGLSMVKMRWRTTWGVHAGGRI, encoded by the coding sequence ATGAGATTGGGTGAACTCAAAACTGCTGGTCATCTTCCGACACTGATTGCAACTTTTTTATATTTCGATTTTAGCTTCATGGTGTGGACGATGCTAGGTCCACTTGCAACGGAGATCGCTTCTTCTTTAGCCAAACATGGTTATATACTGGATGCCAACCAAAAGGCAACGATGCTTGCTATCCCTATTTTGGGTGGCGCAATTTTAAGAATTGTGCTTGGATTTTTTGTTGATAACATTGGAGCCAAAAAGACAGCTATTATCGCTCAGCTTATTGTCATTGCTTCATTATTTTATACATTTTTTCGAGGCGAATCGATCACCTATACAGAACTTTTGATGGTGGCTGTAGGTCTTGGATTTGCAGGAGCTAGCTTTGCAGTGGCACTTCCTCAGGCCGGACAGTGGTATCCGCCACGTTTGCAAGGCGTTGTTTTGGGACTCGCCGGGGCCGGAAATATAGGTGTGGTGGTTGACTATATCTTTGCGCCAAAAATCGCTGAGATTTGGGGATGGCCTGCGGTCTTTTTTGTTGGAGGCATTTTATCCACAATCATCCTTGTTACCTATATCATTATGGCAAAGGATGCACCGCCTGAGGTGTATACACCTAGAAAGAAAAAGCTCAGTGACTACATCAAACTTTTGCAAGACAAAGATACATGGTGGTTTAGCCTCTTTTATGCAGTAAGCTTTGGTGGGTTTGTGGGGTTTGCCAACTATATGAAAGTCTATTTGATGGATGTCTATAAAAATGAGATGGCACAAATTGGATTGCAGCTTTTGAGTGAGCCAAATGTTCAGGTGATTGCAGGCTATTTCGGGGCTCTTTGTATCTTCGCCGGAGCAATGCTAAGACCTGTCGGTGGGGCAATTGCAGATAAGATGGGCGGCGTGAAATCACTCTATATCTTTTATGGAGTAGTCGCTCTTTTGGCACTTTTGAATGCAACCGTTGTGCACAATTTCTACGTAGCCATTGTAGTGCTCTTTCTTATTATGGCAAGTCTTGGCATGGCAAACGGTGCTGTTTTTCAGTTGGTCCCACAAAGATTTGGCAAAGATATGGGTATAATGACCGGAATTGTCGGGTGTGCCGGAGGACTTGGTGGAACTGCACTTGTGAAGACACTTGGATGGAGCAAAGCAGCTTTTAACAGTTACAGTGTAGGTTTTTTCATCTTTGCTGGAATCGCCGCTATAGCTGTTATTGGACTTAGTATGGTAAAAATGAGATGGAGAACTACTTGGGGAGTACATGCTGGAGGAAGAATCTAG
- a CDS encoding bifunctional protein-serine/threonine kinase/phosphatase, which produces MSYRLSAFGLAKGKELRSDDAYGVKRFDDIVVGVLCDGVGSARGGRDAAQRVVNYMLNNFKQRPKSWSIEKSLQTFIKNINVILYQESLAQFERPELLTTLSIVIIQSNRLYGANVGDSPIFLLRDGVLQKLSFDHVECEGSHILLQAIGMEKEVEPYLFENFVHPKDKILICSDGVTTILDEEELHEKAKFRATSIVKYTSHKVKDNLPDDASAVVIEIKELDKKMHLKQQNLPIPKTLKKDQIIDGYRLLKPLNEGTWLVEKKGKKYVMKFPPVSAIDDQEHLDFFIQEAWNATRLKAGFFPKAVIPKKRSHRYYIMEYIEGDTLAERIEKRPLHVDEAIDLGKFLLKSAQYLLKYNLVHGDIKPENIIIKQRNEKATFKLVDFGSFVEIFSIANKAGTPSFLAPQRFMGEAISESSEIFAIGVTLYLALTKHYPYGEIEPFQKPTFKKPKAVTYFNKKVPGWLESVILRAIERDENRRYKHYSEMMYELENPKKVKPYFDPSASLIEREPVKVYKAAFIISFLFNCILLFLLLK; this is translated from the coding sequence ATGAGTTATAGACTCAGCGCCTTTGGTCTTGCCAAAGGCAAAGAGCTTCGAAGCGATGATGCTTACGGTGTAAAAAGATTTGATGATATTGTCGTAGGCGTGCTTTGCGATGGAGTGGGTAGCGCCCGTGGAGGCAGGGATGCCGCACAAAGAGTGGTCAACTACATGCTTAACAATTTCAAGCAACGACCAAAAAGTTGGAGCATTGAAAAATCTCTTCAAACTTTCATCAAAAACATAAACGTCATCTTATACCAGGAGTCTTTGGCCCAGTTTGAGCGTCCAGAACTCTTAACCACGCTTAGTATTGTCATTATTCAAAGCAACCGCCTCTATGGAGCCAATGTTGGAGACAGCCCTATTTTTTTGCTTCGAGACGGGGTTTTGCAAAAATTATCTTTTGATCATGTAGAATGCGAGGGCTCACATATTCTTTTGCAGGCTATTGGAATGGAAAAAGAGGTGGAGCCCTATCTTTTCGAAAATTTTGTTCATCCAAAAGATAAGATTTTGATCTGCAGTGACGGCGTCACTACTATTTTGGATGAAGAAGAGCTCCATGAAAAAGCCAAATTTCGTGCAACTTCTATCGTCAAATATACAAGTCACAAAGTAAAAGATAATTTACCAGATGATGCGAGTGCAGTCGTCATCGAAATAAAAGAGCTTGATAAAAAGATGCATCTTAAACAGCAAAACCTCCCTATTCCAAAAACCCTCAAAAAAGATCAAATCATAGATGGATATAGACTTCTAAAGCCTTTGAATGAGGGAACCTGGCTGGTTGAAAAGAAGGGGAAAAAATATGTGATGAAATTCCCTCCTGTTTCGGCGATTGATGATCAAGAACATCTCGATTTTTTTATTCAGGAAGCATGGAATGCCACGAGACTCAAAGCCGGTTTTTTTCCAAAGGCCGTTATACCCAAAAAAAGGAGCCATCGATACTATATCATGGAATATATCGAGGGGGACACACTGGCTGAACGTATCGAAAAACGCCCTTTACATGTAGATGAAGCAATCGATCTTGGCAAATTTTTGCTAAAAAGCGCCCAGTATCTTCTCAAATACAACCTCGTTCATGGAGATATCAAGCCTGAAAATATCATCATCAAGCAAAGAAACGAAAAAGCGACCTTCAAACTGGTCGATTTTGGTTCATTTGTGGAGATCTTTTCCATAGCTAATAAAGCTGGGACGCCAAGTTTTTTGGCACCCCAACGTTTCATGGGTGAAGCGATCAGTGAATCGAGTGAAATTTTTGCAATAGGCGTAACACTCTATCTAGCTCTAACTAAACACTATCCATACGGTGAGATAGAGCCATTTCAAAAACCGACTTTCAAAAAGCCAAAAGCTGTGACATATTTCAATAAAAAAGTTCCTGGGTGGTTAGAATCAGTCATCCTAAGAGCCATTGAGCGGGACGAAAACAGACGCTATAAACACTACAGCGAAATGATGTATGAGCTTGAAAATCCCAAAAAAGTCAAACCCTATTTTGATCCATCTGCATCACTGATAGAGAGAGAACCTGTGAAAGTTTACAAAGCTGCATTTATTATCTCCTTTTTGTTCAATTGCATCCTTCTTTTTTTGTTGCTCAAATAA
- a CDS encoding DmsC/YnfH family molybdoenzyme membrane anchor subunit, producing the protein MSAVESFINYKANTGMQCGSYSIDLPPLKENEQYRFHFDATKCIGCHCCEVACNEQNNNPAEIKWRRVGEAEGGEFPNVLQMFLSMSCNHCIDPACLKGCPTNSYIKIENGIVIHDDEACIGCQYCTWNCPYDVPVFHEERHIVTKCHMCYERIEANQTPACVQACPEGAIEIEAVNIDEWLDGKIDKEGNAPGLIDARITGSTTRFTLPKNLPEKLEPMDKDLIKPAHKEWPLVFMTVFTQISLIGFGAIFLGDLASKFTALPSPSFTMTLVVFLLSAIGLPLSALHLGRPFKALSAMKNLKTSWLSREAAALGAFTAGMSIVVLLYYLGVDGFLRLFIEALTLGIGIYGIYAQSMIYRVPAKPTWNTVLTTYTFFTTGYIGTILLALIAVIEEWINVANILLVFTILLGALQLYLFLESQKIYEQENYQIQKAKKLLESTFANLYRFRKVSLPVAAVVLPLFGIVALNAGSIGFAFLFVLLAVLLGFSSEIAGRLLFYTTAIKTGMPGNFFAGAQRP; encoded by the coding sequence ATGAGTGCAGTTGAGAGTTTTATCAACTACAAAGCAAATACCGGCATGCAGTGTGGGAGCTACTCTATTGATCTGCCGCCACTCAAAGAAAATGAGCAGTATCGCTTCCATTTTGATGCAACCAAATGTATCGGATGTCACTGCTGTGAAGTGGCATGCAATGAGCAAAACAACAATCCAGCCGAAATTAAATGGAGAAGAGTCGGAGAGGCAGAAGGTGGAGAGTTTCCAAATGTATTGCAGATGTTTTTGTCAATGAGCTGCAACCACTGCATCGATCCTGCCTGCTTGAAAGGTTGCCCTACAAACAGTTACATAAAAATAGAAAATGGCATTGTCATCCATGATGATGAAGCTTGCATCGGATGCCAATACTGCACATGGAACTGCCCCTATGATGTCCCTGTTTTTCACGAAGAGCGCCATATCGTTACAAAATGTCATATGTGCTATGAACGAATAGAAGCAAATCAGACACCAGCTTGCGTGCAAGCCTGTCCGGAAGGCGCAATCGAGATAGAAGCTGTCAATATCGATGAATGGTTGGATGGAAAAATTGATAAAGAAGGAAACGCTCCGGGGCTGATTGATGCAAGAATCACGGGATCTACCACAAGATTTACTCTTCCTAAAAATTTGCCTGAAAAGCTTGAGCCTATGGATAAAGACCTCATCAAGCCAGCCCACAAAGAGTGGCCGCTTGTCTTTATGACAGTTTTTACCCAAATCAGTCTCATTGGATTTGGAGCCATTTTTTTAGGTGATCTTGCCAGTAAATTCACCGCTTTGCCAAGCCCAAGTTTTACAATGACATTGGTTGTTTTTTTGTTAAGTGCCATAGGTCTGCCTCTTTCGGCTCTGCATCTTGGACGCCCTTTCAAAGCATTGAGTGCTATGAAAAATCTCAAAACCTCATGGCTTAGCCGAGAAGCTGCAGCCCTTGGCGCTTTCACTGCAGGTATGAGTATTGTTGTGCTTTTGTATTATTTGGGTGTTGATGGATTTTTGAGGCTTTTTATAGAGGCACTGACGCTAGGTATAGGAATCTATGGCATATATGCCCAATCGATGATCTATAGAGTACCAGCCAAACCAACATGGAACACTGTTTTAACAACCTATACATTTTTTACTACAGGCTATATAGGAACCATACTGTTAGCACTCATTGCAGTTATTGAGGAATGGATCAATGTAGCAAATATATTGCTTGTCTTTACAATTTTGCTTGGAGCTTTACAGCTCTATCTCTTTTTAGAATCTCAAAAGATTTATGAACAAGAAAATTATCAGATCCAAAAAGCAAAAAAGCTTCTTGAGAGCACTTTTGCAAATCTGTACAGATTTAGAAAAGTATCCCTTCCAGTAGCAGCAGTTGTACTACCACTCTTTGGCATTGTTGCACTTAATGCAGGTTCAATCGGCTTTGCATTTTTGTTTGTTTTATTGGCAGTTCTTTTAGGATTTTCAAGCGAGATAGCCGGGAGACTCCTTTTTTATACAACGGCAATAAAAACAGGGATGCCGGGTAACTTTTTTGCTGGTGCTCAGAGACCATAA
- a CDS encoding molybdopterin oxidoreductase family protein, which yields MIEKIKDFLGFDVKLDENEMVDDPVFGKVPRAKKPDFWVKSTCGYCGVGCGLYIGIKDNRAVFTKGDPTHPVNIGTLCPKGLSEHQMLYASNRVLYPKIKKGGRLENVGWNEAFSEAAKRIKKIQSTYGKNSFAVISTGQLLTEEFYALGKFVQLGLDTRNYDGNTTLCMASAVSGYKQSFGSDGPVASYEDIAKAEVVFVVGANLADNHPIIVHHLMKNRKDKTVVVVDPRRSKTSQLADIYLPIKPRTDLALFNGLAYIIWEQGWFDESFIKSRTNGWREFVKHIQSYKPAEVAHITGIGTKMLYRLAQLFANNKSLICWTMGVNQSAQGTDTVSAINNLALMTGNIGKEGTGAFSITGQCNAMGTREFGFTSSIPGYRKFESVQDRKEFANLIDVPVEWIPDHRGYKYAEIIEAIEKGEIKGLWVVCTNPLVSFPNQKRFRKALQKLDFLLVQDAFMSDTAQFADIVFAAATWGEKEGCYTNSERRCNKANKAVEPPAMSKSDFDIVLEFSKFFERSEKLFGNWKEPKDAFEEIRKVSRGRLCDYSGMSYEKIESLGGIQWPCNEQYPDGCKRLYGEDMKFMHEDGKARFICAEFKPLEEAPNKEFPFILNTGRTVEHFHTRTKTGQIKILNDLAPEAWIDINPKDAKRLGVKNYDRVWLTSPRGKVENLVVRVTQLVAPGTVFVPFHYNTQLINNLTQSLFDPISGEPNYKQTTVQIHSQKCPKGITPTVAIAGELELDRKETEQEVTVKEEQR from the coding sequence ATGATAGAAAAGATAAAAGACTTTTTAGGATTTGATGTAAAGCTAGATGAAAATGAGATGGTAGATGACCCAGTTTTTGGTAAGGTGCCAAGAGCAAAAAAGCCTGATTTTTGGGTAAAGTCCACCTGTGGATATTGTGGTGTTGGATGTGGGCTATATATTGGCATCAAAGATAATCGTGCTGTCTTTACCAAAGGAGATCCTACTCACCCGGTCAATATCGGCACCCTTTGCCCAAAGGGGCTGAGTGAGCATCAGATGCTCTATGCTTCAAATAGAGTCCTTTATCCAAAGATTAAAAAAGGGGGTCGACTCGAAAATGTTGGCTGGAATGAAGCTTTCAGTGAAGCTGCAAAGCGTATCAAGAAAATCCAATCAACCTATGGCAAAAACAGTTTTGCAGTCATTTCAACTGGACAACTTTTGACTGAAGAGTTTTACGCTCTTGGCAAGTTTGTGCAACTTGGACTTGATACTAGAAACTACGATGGAAATACGACGCTTTGCATGGCAAGTGCGGTAAGCGGATACAAGCAAAGTTTTGGAAGCGATGGACCGGTTGCCAGTTATGAGGATATCGCAAAAGCAGAAGTTGTTTTTGTCGTTGGGGCAAATCTGGCAGACAATCACCCAATTATCGTACATCATCTGATGAAAAACAGAAAAGATAAAACAGTTGTGGTCGTTGATCCAAGACGCAGCAAAACAAGCCAGCTTGCAGATATCTACTTGCCAATCAAACCAAGAACGGATCTGGCACTTTTCAATGGTCTAGCCTACATCATCTGGGAGCAGGGATGGTTCGATGAGAGCTTTATTAAATCCCGAACCAATGGCTGGAGAGAATTTGTAAAACATATCCAATCCTACAAACCGGCTGAAGTTGCTCATATTACCGGCATTGGGACAAAAATGTTATACCGCTTAGCGCAACTTTTTGCCAACAACAAAAGCCTCATCTGCTGGACAATGGGCGTCAATCAATCAGCTCAGGGAACCGATACCGTCAGTGCAATCAACAATCTTGCCCTTATGACAGGCAATATCGGCAAAGAGGGAACGGGAGCTTTTAGCATAACCGGTCAGTGCAACGCCATGGGAACAAGAGAGTTTGGATTTACTTCCTCAATTCCAGGATATAGAAAGTTTGAAAGTGTTCAAGATAGAAAAGAGTTTGCAAATCTCATCGATGTGCCAGTAGAGTGGATACCAGACCATCGAGGCTACAAATATGCCGAAATTATTGAAGCGATAGAAAAAGGGGAAATTAAAGGTCTATGGGTTGTTTGTACCAATCCACTTGTCAGTTTTCCAAATCAAAAAAGATTCAGAAAAGCTTTGCAAAAACTGGATTTCTTGCTTGTGCAAGATGCTTTTATGAGTGATACCGCACAATTTGCAGATATTGTCTTTGCGGCGGCTACTTGGGGCGAAAAGGAAGGATGCTATACCAACAGTGAGCGACGCTGTAACAAAGCCAATAAAGCAGTTGAGCCTCCTGCTATGAGTAAAAGCGATTTTGATATCGTTTTGGAATTTAGCAAGTTTTTTGAAAGAAGTGAAAAACTCTTTGGTAACTGGAAGGAGCCAAAAGATGCCTTTGAAGAGATAAGAAAGGTAAGTAGAGGCAGACTGTGTGATTATAGCGGTATGAGCTATGAAAAGATCGAATCCCTTGGAGGAATACAGTGGCCTTGTAATGAACAGTATCCAGATGGATGCAAACGTCTTTATGGTGAAGATATGAAATTTATGCATGAAGATGGGAAAGCTAGATTTATTTGCGCCGAGTTTAAGCCACTGGAAGAAGCGCCAAACAAAGAGTTTCCATTTATTCTCAATACCGGCAGAACCGTAGAGCATTTCCATACCCGAACCAAAACGGGACAAATCAAGATATTAAACGATTTGGCTCCAGAGGCCTGGATCGATATCAATCCAAAAGATGCGAAGAGGCTTGGAGTCAAAAACTACGATAGAGTCTGGCTCACAAGCCCTAGAGGCAAAGTTGAAAACCTGGTCGTTCGAGTGACCCAGCTTGTCGCTCCTGGAACGGTATTTGTGCCATTTCATTACAACACACAACTTATCAATAATCTTACCCAGTCCCTTTTTGATCCGATCAGTGGTGAGCCGAACTACAAACAAACCACTGTGCAGATTCACTCACAAAAGTGTCCAAAAGGCATTACTCCTACTGTTGCAATAGCAGGAGAACTTGAGCTTGATAGAAAAGAAACCGAGCAAGAAGTAACTGTAAAAGAGGAGCAACGATGA
- a CDS encoding ferredoxin--nitrite reductase, translating into MIEELQKIYEQRSKKINKVEKVKASMSPKEAYERLLEASQKGYDALTKEDKSVFLKYFGLFDKNELTPKQFMLRVRIPGGKLTPNQAKVLGEVAKEFGNDYIDLTTRMQVELRNIYIEDVPATFAKLESVGITTYQTGIDNLRNIVTDPLDGLAYDNFFESFPILKQMQELFLKKEEWIGSLPRKFNTSIISSITNRCNAYGHDACFVLAIKDGIYGYNVYLGGKVGKIAKSADIFLQADEVVPFYEKLINFYKTYGFRDNRNKNRLYFLIEAVGMDAFREALEKFSQKELANAGETLCKMEHFDNNQGSVQLKNGSFALHAIVPGGIFSGSDMMEASTIAQENGGEIRLSVEQNLYITNITDRSSTLSKPFFQKYKNVHSPYFNNLVACAGKNECSFGVIPNKPDAIDMADFLTQEVPLQNSKIRMYWSGCVKGCGLHEWGDIGFVGAKAKENGQIVYGVDILLGGSLAKRQGAQTILKAIPLRYAKNLIKQLMIEYKNHKKPGEHFEKYYERAFQPFSKGAIGFLMLFNTLLEKEGLEYRFSLANHKPIGKFEPLEIFDFGNEIYRNITTEKAYLEIYNFQPVGSTKPIHPKKIKPELPEAIADIVYKMVHPNPNERYQVFSELVNEITL; encoded by the coding sequence ATGATAGAAGAGCTACAAAAAATATATGAGCAACGAAGCAAAAAAATAAACAAGGTTGAAAAAGTTAAAGCCTCGATGTCACCAAAAGAGGCCTATGAGAGACTTTTGGAAGCGAGTCAAAAAGGATATGACGCGCTTACAAAAGAGGATAAGTCAGTCTTTTTAAAATATTTTGGACTCTTTGACAAAAACGAGCTTACTCCAAAACAGTTTATGCTTAGAGTGCGTATTCCTGGCGGAAAACTCACTCCAAACCAGGCAAAAGTTTTAGGTGAAGTGGCAAAAGAGTTTGGCAATGACTATATCGATCTTACAACCAGGATGCAAGTAGAGCTTCGCAATATCTACATTGAAGATGTACCGGCAACCTTTGCAAAGCTTGAAAGCGTTGGTATCACAACCTATCAAACAGGGATCGACAACCTAAGAAACATAGTTACTGACCCTTTGGATGGCTTAGCCTATGACAACTTTTTTGAAAGTTTTCCTATATTAAAGCAGATGCAAGAACTCTTTTTAAAAAAAGAGGAGTGGATAGGTTCGCTTCCAAGAAAGTTCAATACCTCCATCATCTCTTCCATTACGAATCGATGTAACGCATACGGACATGATGCCTGTTTTGTATTGGCCATAAAAGATGGCATTTATGGCTACAATGTCTATTTAGGTGGAAAGGTCGGCAAAATTGCAAAAAGTGCCGATATCTTTTTACAAGCCGATGAGGTAGTTCCCTTTTATGAAAAGCTCATTAACTTTTACAAAACCTATGGCTTTCGAGATAACAGAAACAAAAACAGGCTCTACTTTTTGATAGAAGCTGTTGGTATGGATGCTTTTCGAGAGGCTCTAGAGAAATTTAGTCAAAAAGAGCTTGCGAATGCTGGAGAGACACTGTGTAAGATGGAGCATTTTGATAACAATCAGGGAAGCGTACAGCTTAAAAATGGCTCTTTTGCTCTGCATGCAATTGTTCCTGGTGGAATTTTTAGTGGATCTGATATGATGGAAGCCTCTACCATAGCCCAAGAAAATGGTGGAGAGATTCGACTCAGTGTCGAGCAAAATCTTTATATTACCAATATCACCGACCGATCATCCACGCTTTCAAAGCCATTTTTTCAAAAATATAAAAATGTCCACTCACCCTATTTCAACAACCTCGTGGCCTGTGCTGGGAAAAATGAGTGTAGCTTTGGTGTCATTCCCAATAAACCGGATGCCATAGATATGGCAGATTTTTTGACTCAAGAGGTTCCCTTGCAAAACTCTAAAATACGCATGTATTGGAGTGGATGCGTTAAGGGGTGTGGCCTACACGAGTGGGGTGATATCGGCTTTGTCGGGGCAAAAGCAAAAGAGAATGGCCAAATCGTATATGGTGTCGATATTTTACTTGGTGGCAGTCTCGCTAAGAGACAAGGAGCGCAAACTATCCTAAAAGCGATTCCCCTTCGCTATGCAAAGAATTTGATCAAACAGCTTATGATTGAATATAAAAACCATAAAAAACCTGGTGAGCACTTTGAAAAGTACTATGAAAGGGCTTTTCAACCATTCTCAAAAGGAGCCATCGGTTTTTTGATGCTTTTTAATACTCTGCTTGAGAAAGAGGGATTGGAGTATCGATTTAGCCTGGCAAATCATAAACCGATTGGCAAGTTCGAACCATTGGAAATCTTTGATTTTGGAAACGAAATCTATCGAAATATCACTACTGAAAAAGCCTATCTTGAAATATATAATTTTCAACCGGTCGGCTCAACCAAGCCCATCCATCCAAAAAAAATAAAACCAGAGCTTCCTGAAGCCATAGCAGATATCGTTTATAAAATGGTACATCCAAATCCAAATGAGCGGTATCAGGTGTTTAGTGAACTTGTCAATGAAATTACATTATGA
- a CDS encoding O-antigen ligase family protein, producing the protein MLLKHPLVKGWSIFVVFVAISQIFSEFPLYSWKKFGVFLFYSYTALFIGLFLYSLSPHRTLAIRRALYILAFSLVLTEFITISNVICGCDVLYYIKRGVIIPQAANYHLREVFVAISFFLIYDFFSRKSSLLIQLFFFVVPVLGILASTSRTAILSFLAALFVYTGLKVKKIFSKEILFTLLVITGVSLVAYVTFPEIKQRIDSFKTTFSPHGDRMTGRYDIYMDTIKRMQKNILTGYGVKSSVMFAQKKKMLGGIAKHPHNIFLEIFLDSGIIGFVGFLIFLWFIKNLFDLSLPVVSAVFIAIFLTSLVSWSIWSANHISIILFILTLLYGYVKQRSV; encoded by the coding sequence ATGCTCCTAAAACATCCACTTGTAAAAGGATGGTCCATATTTGTTGTATTTGTAGCAATTTCGCAAATATTTTCCGAATTTCCTTTGTATTCCTGGAAGAAATTTGGTGTATTTCTTTTTTATTCCTATACAGCTCTTTTCATAGGTCTCTTTTTATATTCTCTTTCTCCACATAGAACGCTTGCAATACGTCGTGCTTTATATATATTGGCTTTCTCACTTGTGCTCACAGAATTTATTACAATTTCCAATGTGATTTGTGGATGTGATGTATTGTATTACATTAAAAGAGGTGTAATTATTCCACAAGCTGCGAATTATCATTTAAGGGAAGTTTTTGTTGCAATAAGCTTTTTTTTGATATATGATTTTTTTTCTCGTAAAAGCAGTTTACTGATTCAGTTATTTTTTTTTGTTGTCCCTGTTTTGGGTATACTTGCTTCAACTTCTCGTACGGCGATACTCTCATTTTTAGCTGCCTTATTTGTTTATACTGGACTGAAGGTGAAAAAAATCTTTTCAAAAGAAATATTATTCACTCTATTGGTTATCACTGGTGTATCCCTAGTGGCTTATGTAACGTTTCCAGAAATTAAACAACGTATCGATAGCTTCAAAACCACTTTTTCGCCACATGGTGACAGAATGACAGGACGATATGATATTTATATGGATACCATTAAAAGAATGCAAAAAAATATTTTGACAGGATATGGTGTGAAATCATCAGTTATGTTTGCTCAAAAGAAAAAGATGTTAGGAGGTATTGCAAAGCATCCTCATAATATCTTTTTAGAGATTTTTTTAGATAGTGGCATAATAGGTTTTGTTGGTTTTCTTATATTTCTTTGGTTTATAAAAAACCTTTTCGATCTTTCTCTACCAGTGGTTTCTGCTGTTTTTATAGCTATATTTTTAACCTCTTTGGTAAGTTGGTCGATCTGGAGTGCAAATCACATTTCGATAATTCTTTTTATTCTGACGCTCCTTTATGGATATGTGAAACAAAGAAGTGTTTAG
- a CDS encoding glycosyltransferase family 9 protein has translation MKIGVYRFSALGDIAASIPVLHAFEQKPVILTSPIGYELLKDEFDEIVVLKSKNVLDIAKFIWEMKRRKVSCFIDLQNNDRSKFIRFFFHHIGNEGVSFNQSVTHIFYDIAKKATYLKSLDTTFKKKEPTYIVLNTGSSPKWISKRLPIHKWKEISQILYTRFGLPFILTGDSNEKEYVQEVAKHIVGAKEVIAGKTSIGDLKRVLKEAYLCISTDSAPMHIAAVQKTPTIGIFGATNWIVSAPFGPWSTAIWDEVQFQSPSKKNLLAVGNYYENIDIEKGLKKIENFL, from the coding sequence ATGAAAATCGGAGTGTATCGATTTAGTGCGCTTGGGGATATTGCTGCTTCTATTCCTGTTTTACATGCATTCGAACAAAAACCGGTGATCTTGACTTCACCAATAGGATATGAGTTATTAAAAGATGAATTTGATGAAATAGTCGTTTTGAAAAGTAAAAATGTATTGGATATAGCCAAATTTATTTGGGAAATGAAACGAAGAAAGGTATCATGTTTTATCGATTTACAAAATAACGACCGAAGTAAGTTTATTCGGTTTTTTTTTCATCATATAGGAAATGAGGGTGTCTCTTTCAATCAAAGTGTAACACATATTTTTTATGATATTGCAAAGAAAGCTACTTACTTGAAATCTCTAGATACAACTTTTAAAAAGAAAGAGCCTACATATATCGTTTTAAATACTGGTTCAAGTCCAAAATGGATCTCGAAACGACTTCCTATACATAAATGGAAAGAAATTAGCCAGATTTTATATACAAGATTTGGGTTACCTTTTATCTTGACTGGAGATAGTAATGAAAAAGAGTATGTCCAAGAGGTTGCAAAGCATATTGTCGGGGCAAAAGAGGTAATTGCAGGAAAAACCTCAATTGGGGATTTAAAACGAGTGTTAAAAGAGGCCTATTTATGCATTTCAACAGATTCCGCTCCCATGCATATTGCAGCAGTTCAAAAAACACCGACTATTGGGATATTTGGAGCGACAAATTGGATCGTTTCCGCTCCCTTTGGACCATGGAGTACGGCCATTTGGGATGAAGTACAATTCCAATCACCTTCGAAAAAGAATTTGTTGGCAGTAGGAAACTATTATGAAAATATCGATATAGAGAAAGGATTGAAAAAAATTGAAAATTTTCTTTAG